From Sediminibacterium sp. TEGAF015, a single genomic window includes:
- a CDS encoding M16 family metallopeptidase, with protein MKKISMISRFILLICMTAVFTANAQLNLSEKIPVDPKVKIGKLSNGLTYYIRQNAKPEKKVELRLVVNAGSILEDNDQQGLAHFTEHMAFNGTKNFKKNELVSFLQSIGVDFGADLNAYTGFDETVYILPIPLSDPNNFTKGLQILQDWAGGVSFEGKQIDDERGIILEESRLGKGAEDRMFRKIYPKQYAGSKYAQRLPIGKDSLLKTFKHSAIKRFYADWYRPNLMAVMVVGDIEIAATEKLIQQYFGGLKNPANPRPRTYATVPARTQHDGIVVTDKEATNFTVELNYATVKTQAEQTIEDYRRNSIIKSLFTSMLNQRMNELAQSSNPPFSFAGGNFGSYARGHEAFNAFAVPGPKGPDTALMAMLTEIERIKKFGFTQSEMERAKKQQMASIERSYNNRDKTESSVLVEEYIRNFLQQEPIPGIETEFKYKNTLMPGVQLAEVNALANELKKNEKIFVSVQGPEKSNFALPNKEKLLASIQTAANSPLKAYVEKALAASLLEKMPAAGQLVGEKKNDALGISELTYSNGTRVIIKNTNFKQDEIILTGFKKGGINGYGLADKFSAAYATAAVQQMGIGAFSPIDLRKFLSGKIANANVGLNALSTRVSGNSSIKDMETMFQLMYLNFTQIRKDESLFNSWKEKTKSQIQFLLSDPTTAFIDSVYKIMYGGNPLAPSVVPTASDFDQINLNRAIEIYKEQTHDASDYTFIMVGNVDLNTVKPLLATYIGGLPSKGGKGAFKDNGVRILPGQKELKFFKGKEPKSFIFNVYSGTIAYSESLALHTEMLSEILNIKIIEELREKIGGIYGGGINGSLSKYPYEGYTMALQLPCGPENVDKLTAAANAEIEKIKQQGPEQKDLDKVKKSLLEKYAVNIKDNRYWSNLLQGIYFSENDPERILNYPKIINEVSIEDIRKAAGLVLNNSNIIHAVLYPEK; from the coding sequence ATGAAGAAAATTAGTATGATTAGCAGATTCATTTTACTGATCTGCATGACTGCTGTGTTTACCGCCAATGCACAGCTGAATTTGTCAGAAAAAATTCCGGTGGATCCGAAAGTTAAAATTGGTAAGTTATCCAACGGGCTTACCTATTACATTCGACAGAATGCCAAACCTGAGAAAAAAGTAGAACTTAGATTGGTTGTTAACGCCGGCTCCATTTTGGAAGATAATGACCAGCAGGGTCTTGCACACTTTACAGAACATATGGCGTTTAACGGAACCAAAAACTTTAAAAAGAATGAGTTGGTTAGTTTCCTTCAAAGTATTGGTGTTGATTTTGGTGCTGATTTAAATGCCTATACAGGTTTTGATGAAACAGTTTATATACTACCTATCCCTTTAAGTGACCCTAACAATTTTACAAAGGGATTACAGATTCTACAAGACTGGGCAGGAGGTGTGAGTTTTGAAGGAAAGCAGATTGATGATGAAAGAGGCATCATTCTGGAAGAGAGCAGATTGGGTAAAGGTGCTGAAGACAGAATGTTCCGAAAAATATATCCAAAACAATATGCCGGATCTAAATATGCTCAGCGTTTACCAATTGGGAAAGACAGCCTGTTAAAAACCTTTAAACACAGCGCTATAAAGCGCTTTTATGCAGATTGGTATCGCCCCAATTTAATGGCGGTAATGGTTGTAGGAGACATTGAAATAGCCGCTACAGAAAAATTAATTCAACAATATTTTGGGGGATTAAAAAACCCTGCTAATCCAAGACCCCGTACTTATGCAACCGTACCTGCAAGAACCCAGCATGATGGAATAGTAGTAACAGATAAAGAAGCCACCAATTTTACTGTGGAGTTGAATTATGCTACTGTAAAAACACAAGCTGAGCAAACCATTGAAGATTACAGAAGAAACAGCATCATCAAATCTTTATTCACCAGTATGTTGAATCAGCGGATGAATGAACTAGCGCAAAGCAGCAATCCTCCATTCAGTTTTGCAGGAGGTAATTTTGGCTCATATGCAAGAGGACATGAGGCCTTTAATGCCTTTGCCGTTCCTGGCCCAAAAGGTCCTGATACTGCCCTAATGGCTATGCTAACGGAGATTGAAAGAATTAAAAAATTTGGCTTTACCCAATCTGAAATGGAAAGAGCCAAAAAACAACAAATGGCAAGTATTGAAAGGTCTTACAATAACAGAGACAAAACAGAATCCAGTGTACTGGTTGAAGAATATATCAGAAACTTTTTACAACAGGAGCCTATTCCCGGAATTGAAACAGAATTCAAATACAAGAATACCCTGATGCCTGGTGTTCAATTGGCTGAAGTAAATGCACTGGCCAATGAATTAAAGAAAAACGAAAAAATATTTGTTTCCGTGCAGGGGCCGGAGAAAAGCAATTTTGCATTGCCCAATAAAGAAAAGTTACTGGCTTCCATTCAAACAGCTGCAAATAGCCCATTAAAAGCATATGTAGAAAAAGCCTTAGCTGCTTCCTTATTAGAAAAAATGCCGGCTGCAGGACAATTGGTTGGTGAAAAAAAGAATGATGCACTGGGTATTTCTGAGTTAACCTATAGCAACGGAACCCGGGTAATTATAAAAAATACCAATTTCAAACAGGACGAAATTATTCTGACCGGGTTCAAAAAAGGGGGAATAAATGGATATGGCCTTGCAGATAAATTCAGTGCAGCCTATGCTACTGCTGCTGTACAGCAAATGGGAATAGGAGCTTTCAGTCCGATTGATTTACGGAAATTCCTTTCTGGCAAAATTGCCAATGCTAACGTAGGACTAAATGCTTTAAGCACAAGGGTAAGCGGAAACAGCAGTATCAAAGACATGGAAACCATGTTCCAGTTAATGTACCTGAACTTTACTCAAATCAGAAAAGACGAAAGTTTATTCAATAGCTGGAAAGAAAAAACAAAATCTCAGATTCAGTTTTTACTATCAGACCCAACAACCGCATTCATCGACAGCGTTTATAAAATCATGTATGGCGGAAACCCATTGGCCCCTTCCGTTGTACCAACAGCTTCCGATTTTGATCAGATTAACTTGAATAGAGCAATTGAAATTTATAAGGAACAGACGCATGATGCAAGTGACTATACATTCATTATGGTAGGCAATGTAGATTTGAATACAGTAAAACCATTACTGGCAACCTATATTGGAGGCTTACCTTCCAAAGGCGGAAAGGGAGCATTTAAAGACAATGGCGTACGGATTCTTCCCGGCCAGAAAGAATTAAAATTCTTTAAAGGCAAGGAGCCGAAGAGTTTTATATTTAATGTTTACTCAGGCACTATAGCTTATTCAGAATCACTGGCTTTACATACAGAAATGCTTTCTGAAATCCTGAATATAAAAATCATAGAAGAGTTAAGAGAAAAAATCGGCGGTATCTATGGAGGAGGCATCAATGGTTCTTTATCTAAATATCCATACGAAGGCTATACGATGGCGTTACAATTGCCCTGTGGTCCCGAGAATGTAGACAAATTAACAGCAGCTGCGAATGCAGAAATAGAAAAGATAAAACAGCAGGGACCAGAGCAGAAAGACCTGGATAAAGTAAAGAAATCGCTATTGGAAAAGTATGCAGTAAATATCAAAGATAACCGCTACTGGAGCAACTTACTACAGGGGATTTACTTTTCGGAGAATGACCCTGAAAGAATTTTGAATTATCCTAAAATTATAAATGAAGTTAGCATAGAAGACATTCGTAAAGCGGCTGGTCTGGTATTGAACAACAGCAATATTATTCATGCTGTGTTATATCCGGAGAAGTAA
- a CDS encoding class I SAM-dependent methyltransferase: MNKLVKKAGKQFFRFIGASPLLNELHFRIQQFSHFLGNRQFQKKQKRFVFPTDRALFNTFQLNYQRYYEDGLLAAKELLEWSQIQYTENPVILDWGTGTGRIIRHVPTLLPIAVCYGTDLDAFGINWCKKYIDRVYFDCITNEYLPYPSQYFNVVWGISVCTHIPSEETVHWLSELQRIMKDNAIAIITTHGSNYYHQLNASQMGQLKAAGAFTTDYKEKGHRLMTTYHDAESFNAILRNKFEIVQYWEGKTHPEKMGGQDCWIIKKVPAA; this comes from the coding sequence ATGAATAAGCTGGTAAAAAAAGCAGGAAAACAATTCTTTCGTTTTATAGGCGCAAGTCCTTTACTAAACGAATTGCATTTCCGCATCCAGCAATTCAGCCATTTTTTGGGTAATCGTCAATTTCAGAAAAAACAAAAGCGCTTTGTCTTTCCAACAGACAGAGCGCTTTTTAATACCTTCCAACTCAACTATCAACGGTATTACGAAGATGGATTACTGGCTGCAAAAGAACTCTTAGAATGGAGTCAGATTCAATACACAGAAAACCCAGTTATCCTTGACTGGGGTACAGGCACTGGCAGAATCATACGCCATGTTCCAACACTTCTTCCCATTGCGGTATGCTACGGTACAGATTTGGACGCATTTGGAATTAACTGGTGTAAAAAATACATAGACAGGGTTTATTTTGACTGTATTACAAATGAATACCTTCCCTATCCCTCTCAGTATTTCAATGTAGTTTGGGGGATTTCCGTATGCACACATATTCCTTCCGAAGAAACAGTTCATTGGTTATCAGAGTTGCAAAGAATAATGAAAGACAATGCTATAGCCATTATTACAACGCACGGCAGTAATTATTATCATCAGTTAAATGCATCCCAAATGGGTCAATTAAAAGCAGCAGGGGCCTTCACAACGGATTACAAAGAAAAAGGGCATCGTTTAATGACTACTTATCATGATGCTGAATCATTCAATGCTATACTTAGGAATAAATTCGAAATAGTACAATATTGGGAAGGTAAAACCCATCCCGAAAAAATGGGTGGGCAAGATTGCTGGATCATAAAAAAAGTTCCGGCCGCCTGA
- a CDS encoding WD40/YVTN/BNR-like repeat-containing protein codes for MRKTFLSLLMISSFFAQAQVKPTPASERLKSIEIRKQLSTESPANKTAFRNIGPTVQSGRVVDMDVNPADPTEFYVAYATGGLWQTTNNGMSFTPIFDSEDIIGIGDIAVNWKTREIWVGTGEVNSSRSTYAGLGVYKSADNGKTWTWLGLPESHHIGEIKLHSTDPNTAWVAVLGHLYSPNKERGIYKTTDGGKTWKQTLFVDENTGAVDLDINPSNPNELYAGMWYRTRKAWNFEESGKSGGIFKSTDGGETWQKVSVEGAGFPTGDGVGRIGLAIYPKNPNIVYAVVDNNELRPATNRTNNAVTTDTGAYTLNTFQGITKEQFAALDEKKLNSFIRGPRYRLPAEYTAASIKEAVANGKYSPNVIWDYFYDANAAITAAAVKGCELYRSDDGGKTWKKTHNEPINIYSSYGYYFGKVFVSPVDENKVALTGVDLLMSTDGGKKFASIDGPSVHSDHHAFWFSATKDGHVINGNDGGLNMSYDYGKNWSKLNSPSVGQFYAIEVDMAVPYNVYGGLQDNGTWYGSSKNVENIGWHGSGNYAYKSINGGDGMQVQVDWRDNRTVYSGSQFGNYNRQVIGAPATGERGPRGTMVKPNRALGESSLRFNWQSPIVLSRHNQDVFYFGSNKFHRSFNKGENMMAMSGDLTTNPQQGDVPFGTLSTISESPVRFGLIYTGSDDGLVHVTKDGGYSWTNINGKLPKGLYVSRVVASKFKESRVYVTLNGYRNDYFNALVYVSDDYGATWKQIAKDLPYESVNVLREDPMNENILYIGTDGGLYVSLNGGNSSVMWNKGLPYSIPVHDIAIHPRDNEIVLGTHGRSLYVASLSEIQKAAK; via the coding sequence ATGAGAAAAACATTTTTATCGCTGTTAATGATTTCTTCATTTTTTGCGCAGGCGCAGGTTAAACCTACTCCAGCAAGCGAAAGACTGAAGAGTATTGAAATCAGAAAGCAGCTGAGTACTGAATCCCCGGCCAATAAAACTGCTTTCAGGAATATTGGGCCAACTGTTCAAAGTGGAAGAGTAGTAGACATGGATGTGAATCCTGCCGATCCTACCGAATTCTATGTAGCTTATGCTACAGGTGGTTTGTGGCAAACAACCAATAATGGGATGAGTTTTACGCCCATTTTTGATTCAGAAGATATAATTGGCATTGGAGATATTGCCGTAAACTGGAAAACCCGTGAAATTTGGGTTGGTACCGGTGAAGTAAACAGCAGCCGTTCTACTTATGCAGGATTAGGCGTGTATAAATCAGCTGACAATGGTAAAACTTGGACTTGGTTAGGATTACCGGAGAGTCACCATATTGGAGAAATTAAATTGCATAGTACCGATCCAAACACTGCCTGGGTGGCTGTTTTGGGACATTTGTACTCTCCCAATAAAGAAAGAGGCATTTACAAAACCACAGATGGAGGTAAAACTTGGAAGCAGACCTTATTTGTTGATGAAAATACAGGAGCTGTTGATCTGGATATCAATCCTTCGAATCCGAATGAATTGTATGCAGGTATGTGGTACCGTACCCGTAAAGCCTGGAATTTTGAGGAAAGCGGAAAGTCTGGGGGGATTTTTAAAAGTACCGATGGTGGTGAAACCTGGCAAAAGGTTTCTGTAGAAGGTGCAGGTTTTCCTACCGGTGATGGCGTAGGTAGAATTGGCTTAGCCATTTATCCCAAGAACCCCAATATTGTGTATGCTGTTGTAGACAACAATGAATTGAGACCAGCTACCAACCGTACCAACAACGCTGTAACTACAGATACGGGGGCGTATACATTAAATACTTTTCAGGGGATTACCAAAGAGCAGTTTGCAGCATTGGATGAGAAGAAGCTGAACAGTTTTATCCGTGGTCCAAGATACCGTTTGCCTGCAGAATATACTGCTGCTTCCATTAAAGAAGCAGTAGCAAATGGTAAATACAGCCCGAATGTTATTTGGGATTACTTCTATGATGCCAATGCGGCTATTACAGCTGCAGCTGTGAAGGGCTGTGAATTATACAGAAGTGATGATGGAGGTAAAACATGGAAGAAAACCCACAATGAACCAATTAATATTTATAGTTCTTATGGATACTATTTTGGTAAAGTATTCGTGAGTCCAGTAGATGAGAATAAAGTGGCATTAACCGGGGTAGATTTATTGATGAGTACCGATGGTGGTAAGAAGTTTGCTTCCATTGATGGACCATCTGTTCACTCTGATCACCATGCTTTCTGGTTTAGTGCTACTAAGGATGGTCATGTAATCAATGGTAATGATGGTGGATTAAATATGAGTTATGACTACGGTAAAAACTGGTCTAAACTGAATTCACCTTCTGTTGGTCAGTTCTATGCAATTGAAGTGGACATGGCTGTACCTTACAATGTGTATGGTGGTTTACAGGACAATGGTACCTGGTATGGCTCCAGTAAGAATGTTGAGAATATTGGTTGGCATGGATCAGGTAACTATGCTTATAAAAGCATCAATGGCGGAGATGGTATGCAGGTACAGGTTGACTGGAGAGATAACCGCACAGTTTACAGTGGTTCTCAGTTTGGTAACTACAATCGTCAGGTTATTGGAGCGCCTGCTACCGGAGAAAGAGGCCCTAGAGGTACCATGGTTAAACCCAATCGTGCTTTAGGCGAATCTTCACTACGCTTTAACTGGCAGTCTCCCATTGTTTTGAGCAGACATAACCAGGATGTATTTTATTTCGGAAGCAATAAGTTTCACCGTTCATTTAATAAGGGAGAGAATATGATGGCGATGAGTGGTGATTTAACTACGAATCCTCAACAGGGAGATGTTCCGTTTGGCACGCTTTCTACCATCAGTGAAAGCCCTGTCCGTTTTGGATTGATTTATACTGGTTCTGATGATGGATTGGTTCACGTTACCAAAGATGGTGGATACAGCTGGACCAATATCAACGGAAAATTACCAAAGGGATTATATGTGAGCAGGGTAGTAGCAAGTAAGTTTAAAGAGAGCCGTGTGTATGTTACTTTAAACGGATATAGAAATGATTATTTCAATGCATTGGTATATGTTAGTGATGATTACGGAGCTACCTGGAAGCAGATTGCCAAAGACCTGCCTTATGAATCTGTGAATGTGTTGAGAGAAGATCCTATGAACGAGAACATTCTTTATATTGGAACTGATGGCGGTTTATACGTTAGTCTGAATGGAGGGAACAGTTCTGTAATGTGGAATAAAGGATTGCCTTACAGCATTCCGGTTCACGATATTGCTATTCATCCAAGAGACAATGAAATTGTATTGGGTACACATGGCAGAAGCTTATATGTTGCTAGCTTGTCTGAAATTCAGAAGGCTGCGAAATAA